In one window of Chryseobacterium sp. JV274 DNA:
- a CDS encoding S24 family peptidase: protein MNYLEFKEIRKKLNMKQADIAKSIGVGTRAVQYWEKGERKIPETTAYFVTNLLLKQQELNDDSASPVVFSDLKIMHVPLANQYAQAGYLSNFADEEYIESLPTIPFTDDVEHRGEYMCFEVKGDSMDNGSYESYLEGDIILCRNIRQDYWMSKLHYDKWDFVIVHKEKGILVKRIVNHDVEKGLITLHSLNEYYEDFEIHLKDVAKLFNIISTRRKNNRR from the coding sequence ATGAACTATTTAGAATTCAAAGAAATCAGAAAGAAACTAAACATGAAGCAGGCTGATATAGCAAAATCCATAGGAGTGGGCACAAGAGCCGTACAATATTGGGAAAAAGGCGAACGAAAGATACCGGAAACAACTGCTTATTTTGTAACCAATTTACTCTTAAAGCAACAGGAACTCAATGATGACAGCGCGTCTCCGGTTGTTTTTTCAGATTTAAAGATTATGCACGTTCCGCTGGCGAATCAATATGCACAAGCCGGTTATCTGAGTAATTTTGCTGATGAAGAATACATAGAAAGCTTACCCACTATTCCTTTTACGGACGATGTAGAGCACCGGGGTGAATACATGTGTTTTGAAGTGAAAGGAGACAGCATGGATAACGGATCATATGAAAGCTACCTGGAAGGTGACATTATCTTATGCCGAAATATCAGACAGGATTACTGGATGAGTAAACTGCATTATGATAAGTGGGATTTTGTAATCGTTCACAAAGAGAAAGGGATTTTAGTAAAGCGAATCGTCAACCACGATGTTGAGAAAGGTCTTATCACTCTTCATTCTCTGAATGAGTATTATGAGGATTTCGAAATCCATCTGAAGGATGTTGCGAAACTTTTCAATATTATAAGTACAAGACGTAAAAACAACAGAAGATAA
- a CDS encoding PKD domain-containing protein has translation MNNQLSNITVQYRKFSKGQYLEDPDQFNEFLDSFEDQDRLSRVLLQGVGVVCGFKPKLIYKNRLLDKIQLSQGAAVTTDGDLLTLSNTSEVSKDLYVSDLKTINLENKDYTHCKAYDNFKVKYPAFYEGTEQIELWELATAQEARSDFQPINTLSNLEDKYLLLYLEDYEKEVKPCRGVDCDNHGIQQIRNLKVLVTTASGITHILGEDGFSLPDPITGEVKPKRKDNLQPHPLFIEGIMEPVKQNRIILEKFVADEIVSASDLKRQYIKALDKDDYGKIVFDKIQAIAKILKVSGSSHEVFKASFTKIFNQDFGFQYAYDVVKDLMDTYAEIIELLPKAFTKCLPDFVSFPKHIMLGKLISDTQLDSSRHQFYNSPVLDSEKATQKVKTLINRFNQQVGRFDPDSIIKGKERVKITPSQILNPLGNKAVPFYYRATEEFLKTWNFDKTSNRSSGSNLTFDTEWVLIGESEQVSPLNLNIDNNSFYNIEGHQGMDHRIAFEQIKEIKDKQQLGFDIMLLSLEELKGNKDLSKAYFNEYVEKNSGLEHKRGVKTGGTFIMVYGSIKDPKVIADFSLPYICCTPKSIIKLSLPTSVICAEASPIPFTVSPMSGVVKASVGDGVKFIKGQYFFDPKSVEDQFHGQVITFTVNGKPTDCSIKVISEPDIKVEVVQPIIYPGGDSKATVVNFRVSGANFADYTYNWDFLGTDVWLPMNPDENGYLSYKYYNLDPSMIPVVKVKVIGNGCTDTVTVNLPLDKECPVISNVKYTVVDNGDDTQTFTFDWDLPSDLSGITGLNIYDSNDLGNGWHYEPGSFRPRRSITLPLGKYSIRFGLVGSCREAENTLNLPGFDDIGIIKDQNNHPPTALIRWKDNSGIEDRLCRQLVCNFTIDVYATDPDGDIATIQIFKSTDNGATWSLFIGNLTGTTFTDAINGAGTQLYRAIVTDQKNNKTTSNTLSYKKENHPPAVSIRWNDTFGIEDRVCTQPVCNYTVNVLASDPDGDIANVHIHKSTDNGAVWNLFIGNFTGTTFTDSINAVGTNLYKAVVVDGENNTVTSNILSYKNEYRPTVVIDNISFPDKNCCNVELPTITAGAGGNQNIRLSNLPIRQLGLKGWGSGANELLYFWSKLEGPDVILENVNEATLTIKELVVGKYKFQLLVKDANSDAFEIDVAEIIVE, from the coding sequence ATGAATAATCAATTAAGTAATATAACCGTTCAATATCGAAAGTTCAGTAAAGGACAGTATCTGGAAGATCCCGATCAGTTCAATGAGTTTCTGGACTCTTTCGAAGATCAGGACCGTTTGTCCAGAGTGCTGCTTCAGGGGGTTGGTGTTGTATGTGGTTTCAAACCCAAACTTATTTATAAAAACAGACTTTTAGACAAGATACAGCTCTCTCAGGGGGCGGCTGTAACAACTGACGGAGATTTGCTCACCTTAAGTAATACAAGTGAGGTAAGTAAGGATTTGTACGTGAGTGATTTAAAAACCATCAACTTAGAAAATAAAGACTATACGCATTGTAAAGCATACGATAATTTTAAAGTAAAATATCCGGCATTTTATGAGGGAACCGAGCAGATTGAACTCTGGGAACTGGCAACAGCTCAGGAAGCAAGATCGGATTTTCAACCCATTAATACCCTATCGAATTTAGAAGACAAATACCTGCTGCTGTATCTGGAGGATTATGAAAAAGAGGTTAAACCCTGTAGAGGAGTTGACTGTGATAATCATGGTATACAGCAGATTAGAAACCTCAAAGTATTAGTTACTACAGCAAGTGGTATCACTCATATTCTTGGAGAAGATGGTTTTTCTCTGCCTGATCCCATAACAGGTGAGGTTAAACCCAAAAGAAAAGATAATCTTCAGCCTCATCCTTTGTTTATAGAAGGAATTATGGAGCCTGTAAAACAAAACAGGATTATTTTAGAGAAGTTTGTTGCAGACGAAATTGTAAGTGCTTCCGATTTAAAAAGACAGTATATTAAGGCTTTGGACAAGGATGATTACGGTAAAATCGTCTTTGATAAAATCCAGGCGATCGCTAAAATATTAAAGGTTTCAGGTTCTAGCCATGAAGTATTCAAAGCATCATTTACAAAGATTTTTAACCAGGATTTTGGTTTTCAGTATGCTTATGATGTAGTAAAGGATTTGATGGATACCTATGCTGAAATTATAGAGTTACTTCCTAAAGCATTTACCAAATGTCTTCCGGATTTTGTTTCTTTTCCCAAACACATCATGCTTGGAAAATTAATCTCGGATACCCAATTGGATTCCTCAAGACATCAGTTTTATAATTCGCCTGTCTTAGACAGTGAAAAAGCAACCCAAAAAGTTAAAACCTTAATCAATCGATTTAATCAGCAAGTGGGACGTTTTGATCCTGATAGTATTATTAAAGGTAAGGAACGCGTTAAAATTACTCCATCACAAATATTAAATCCTTTGGGCAATAAGGCGGTTCCTTTTTACTACCGGGCTACAGAAGAATTTTTAAAAACATGGAATTTTGACAAGACAAGCAACCGGTCATCTGGCAGTAATTTAACCTTTGATACCGAGTGGGTGTTAATAGGGGAATCCGAACAGGTAAGTCCTTTAAATCTCAATATAGATAACAATTCGTTTTATAATATAGAAGGCCATCAGGGGATGGATCACCGAATCGCTTTTGAACAGATAAAGGAAATCAAGGATAAGCAGCAGCTGGGATTTGATATTATGCTTTTGTCTTTAGAAGAATTAAAAGGAAATAAAGATCTGTCGAAAGCATATTTCAATGAATATGTAGAAAAAAATTCCGGATTGGAACATAAGCGGGGAGTTAAAACGGGAGGAACTTTTATCATGGTGTATGGTTCCATAAAAGACCCGAAAGTTATTGCAGACTTTTCACTTCCATACATATGCTGTACTCCGAAATCGATCATTAAATTAAGCTTGCCAACTTCTGTTATCTGTGCTGAGGCCAGTCCTATACCTTTTACAGTATCCCCTATGAGTGGAGTGGTAAAAGCAAGTGTTGGTGACGGTGTGAAATTTATCAAAGGACAATATTTCTTCGATCCGAAGTCTGTGGAAGATCAGTTCCATGGCCAGGTAATTACCTTTACTGTAAATGGGAAACCTACTGATTGCAGCATTAAGGTGATTTCAGAACCGGATATAAAAGTAGAAGTCGTTCAACCTATCATTTATCCTGGAGGAGATTCAAAGGCAACAGTAGTAAACTTTAGAGTTTCCGGAGCAAACTTTGCCGACTATACTTACAACTGGGATTTCCTGGGTACTGATGTTTGGCTTCCTATGAATCCTGATGAAAATGGATATTTGAGTTATAAATATTACAATCTGGATCCATCAATGATTCCGGTAGTAAAAGTAAAAGTGATCGGCAATGGCTGTACTGACACGGTGACTGTAAATTTACCTCTGGATAAAGAGTGTCCGGTGATTTCAAATGTTAAATATACAGTTGTTGATAATGGTGATGATACCCAGACATTCACATTTGATTGGGATTTGCCTTCAGATCTTTCCGGAATAACAGGCTTGAATATTTATGATTCAAATGACCTCGGAAATGGATGGCATTATGAACCCGGATCATTCCGTCCGCGAAGATCAATCACACTGCCTTTAGGCAAATACTCTATTAGATTCGGTTTAGTGGGTTCATGTAGGGAAGCAGAAAATACGTTGAATCTTCCGGGATTTGATGATATTGGAATTATAAAAGATCAGAATAATCACCCACCCACAGCATTGATCAGATGGAAGGATAATTCAGGAATTGAGGACAGGCTGTGTAGACAGTTGGTTTGTAATTTTACAATTGATGTTTATGCAACTGATCCGGATGGAGATATTGCAACTATTCAGATTTTTAAAAGTACGGATAATGGGGCTACATGGAGTTTGTTTATTGGCAATCTTACGGGGACAACATTTACAGATGCTATCAATGGAGCTGGTACACAGTTGTATAGAGCAATTGTTACTGATCAAAAAAACAATAAGACAACTTCAAATACTCTGTCTTACAAAAAAGAAAATCATCCACCAGCGGTATCAATCAGATGGAATGATACCTTCGGAATTGAGGATAGGGTATGTACACAGCCTGTTTGTAATTATACAGTTAACGTTTTGGCTAGCGATCCTGATGGTGATATTGCCAACGTTCATATTCATAAAAGCACTGATAATGGGGCTGTATGGAATTTATTTATTGGCAATTTTACAGGGACGACATTTACAGACTCTATAAATGCGGTGGGTACAAATTTATATAAAGCAGTTGTAGTAGATGGGGAAAACAATACAGTAACTTCAAATATTCTTTCCTATAAAAATGAATACCGTCCAACGGTTGTGATAGATAACATTAGCTTTCCTGATAAAAATTGCTGTAATGTTGAGTTACCTACGATTACAGCTGGTGCCGGTGGAAATCAAAACATTCGTTTATCTAATTTACCTATTAGGCAATTGGGATTAAAAGGATGGGGGAGCGGAGCGAATGAGCTTCTGTATTTTTGGAGCAAACTAGAAGGTCCGGATGTAATACTTGAGAATGTTAACGAAGCAACTTTGACAATCAAAGAGTTAGTCGTTGGAAAATATAAATTCCAGCTTTTGGTTAAAGATGCTAATAGTGATGCATTTGAAATAGATGTAGCAGAGATAATAGTGGAGTAA
- a CDS encoding GPW/gp25 family protein, translating to MKINTDFLGTGWSFPPEFNETEGKLAMTTDVEDINNSLKILLSTRPGERVMFPNYGCDLQEMLFKPLDLTLITQMKGIVERAILYHEPRINILSIEIDAQEELQGEVLIQVDYEVRNTNTRSNMVFPFYKGEATEI from the coding sequence ATGAAAATAAATACAGATTTTTTAGGAACAGGCTGGAGTTTTCCGCCTGAGTTTAACGAAACTGAAGGAAAACTGGCCATGACCACAGATGTAGAAGACATCAATAACAGCCTTAAGATTTTATTGTCAACACGCCCAGGTGAACGTGTAATGTTCCCAAACTACGGGTGTGACTTGCAGGAAATGCTCTTTAAACCGCTGGACTTAACGCTGATTACCCAAATGAAAGGAATCGTTGAGCGTGCTATTTTATATCATGAACCCAGAATAAACATTCTAAGTATTGAAATAGATGCTCAGGAAGAGCTTCAGGGAGAAGTTTTGATACAGGTTGACTACGAAGTAAGAAATACTAATACAAGAAGCAATATGGTTTTCCCTTTTTACAAAGGAGAAGCTACCGAAATATAA
- a CDS encoding 5-fold beta-flower protein yields the protein MKKILFFCSLLFSLSAVSAQTIESGSHSTTGYIKSDGTIENSSHSTVGYIKNDGTIENKSHGTIGYIKSDGTIENKSHFTVGYVKSNGTVENSSHSTIGYIKDDGTVENSSHGTIGYAKGVKKEWAAVVYFFFRLD from the coding sequence ATGAAAAAAATACTATTCTTTTGCTCCCTTCTGTTCAGTCTTTCCGCTGTAAGTGCCCAGACTATAGAATCCGGAAGTCACAGCACCACTGGATATATCAAAAGTGATGGAACCATAGAAAACAGCAGTCATTCCACTGTGGGATATATTAAAAATGATGGTACGATTGAAAATAAAAGCCACGGCACAATTGGTTATATCAAAAGTGATGGAACTATTGAAAACAAAAGTCATTTTACCGTTGGCTATGTAAAAAGTAATGGTACTGTAGAAAACAGCAGTCATTCCACTATTGGTTACATCAAAGATGATGGAACGGTAGAAAACAGCAGCCACGGCACTATAGGATATGCAAAAGGAGTCAAAAAAGAGTGGGCAGCTGTAGTGTATTTCTTCTTTAGGCTGGATTAA
- a CDS encoding baseplate J/gp47 family protein gives MKKTDTFSHYREGKSQMQRFLAELDPGNLELHDFDLFDWLLFANNFAQRVNYFDKGNNTTPKGNWGNFFLGDDANAIPRRESVEYKSMKKQVTDLMSQFEQDSSLTPHLTLFVCFLKLLDFSKNAFNNLTKRHLDFYYNEILQIKKNDAKSDKVYVIFELAKKAIQEKIPAGTLLDGGKDADGKKRIYTTGDELIANQAKVVEIKSFLNDVEKRELKMAPVANSADGMGDKLPEDSNYWWPFGYNSDETVSNKSIYKELPKAKLGFSIASSLLDLKEGERTVTLKIDFNKNSTQKLQNLSKTDIENNIKVLCSGEKEWLSGVVLKCIKNEEARLELSFTLSKDFPAVVKYNKEVLAETFQTSFPVIRLMIEGEKYYDMYEALSEKLIKNIEIAVDVKGVKSIQIENDNGTLNSEKPYYPFTAQPVKGSNFYIKCPEMFSKKWQNADITINWKNAPDSIKDLYSGYVIQPNQNISLNDFESLKNSSIVGSDGYFKADVALLDKEIWYEKANDIDVFSKVRDAYKVQFSVNNTSNEAGTSETIRLTLNQSSLQDVYPKLYTLALSSNPSLKKLIPNEPYIPFAEDIELNYSAKENAYSYLERKSAGEASKNKEVQLYHEDVFGQYEKEVETNSIVPVHQNGGELYIGLEAMPQTTVSLLIQMLEGSENPLVETFLEKEFIEWHILSNNTWMSLSNYMLQNETRKFLESGIVKFKVPKDVDKSHTRFTDGLVWIRAKSQRSYDAVCKIQGIYTQAVLATFQNQDNDLSHLNNGLEAKTIAKLITRVPQVKSVSQPYNSFDGKYKETDTEFYRRVSERLRHKHRAITQWDYEHLVLQEFPEVFKVKCLNHTSETSYMAPGHVTLMVVPNIKNKNAFDVYQPRVSRASLNKIQNYVNELNTMHVKAQVINPNYKEAKVETKVKFFEQYDETFYTKQLDEDIKKYISPWAFTDSENIDFNVELNVNQLVNYLEQLYYVDYIDDIKILVNNVPQRQSLIEVDPKSILVSAKQHNVTITEQVCI, from the coding sequence ATGAAAAAAACAGATACATTTTCACATTATCGTGAAGGAAAATCACAAATGCAGCGCTTTTTAGCAGAATTAGATCCTGGGAATCTTGAGTTACACGATTTCGATTTGTTTGACTGGCTATTATTCGCCAACAATTTTGCTCAACGTGTAAACTATTTTGACAAAGGTAATAATACAACACCAAAAGGAAACTGGGGAAACTTCTTCCTGGGTGATGATGCCAATGCGATCCCACGCAGAGAGAGCGTTGAGTATAAAAGTATGAAAAAACAGGTTACAGATCTTATGTCCCAGTTTGAACAGGATAGCAGCCTGACCCCTCACCTGACATTATTTGTCTGCTTTTTAAAATTATTAGATTTCTCAAAAAATGCCTTCAATAATCTGACTAAAAGGCACCTGGATTTCTATTATAACGAAATTCTTCAAATTAAGAAAAACGACGCCAAATCAGACAAGGTCTATGTGATTTTTGAACTCGCCAAAAAAGCGATTCAGGAAAAAATTCCAGCCGGTACATTGCTGGATGGAGGTAAAGACGCTGATGGAAAAAAACGAATCTACACTACAGGTGATGAACTTATTGCCAATCAGGCAAAAGTAGTAGAGATTAAAAGTTTCTTAAATGATGTTGAAAAAAGAGAACTGAAAATGGCTCCGGTAGCCAACTCTGCTGATGGTATGGGAGATAAATTACCGGAAGACAGCAACTACTGGTGGCCGTTTGGATATAATTCTGATGAAACCGTTTCAAATAAATCTATTTATAAAGAACTTCCAAAAGCTAAACTGGGTTTTTCAATAGCCTCTTCATTATTAGATTTAAAAGAAGGGGAACGTACGGTCACTCTTAAGATCGATTTTAATAAAAATTCAACCCAGAAATTACAAAATCTTTCAAAAACAGATATTGAAAATAATATCAAAGTGCTTTGCAGCGGGGAAAAAGAATGGTTATCAGGTGTTGTTTTAAAATGTATTAAAAACGAAGAAGCAAGATTAGAACTTTCTTTTACATTATCTAAAGATTTCCCGGCAGTTGTAAAATATAATAAAGAAGTGCTGGCAGAAACATTTCAAACCAGCTTTCCTGTTATAAGATTGATGATTGAAGGAGAAAAATATTACGATATGTACGAAGCTCTTTCAGAAAAATTAATAAAAAATATTGAAATAGCAGTTGATGTAAAAGGCGTAAAATCAATTCAGATAGAAAATGACAACGGAACATTAAATTCAGAAAAGCCTTATTATCCTTTTACCGCACAACCTGTTAAAGGATCTAATTTTTATATCAAATGTCCTGAAATGTTTTCCAAAAAATGGCAGAACGCGGACATTACGATCAACTGGAAAAATGCTCCGGATTCTATAAAAGATTTATATAGCGGATACGTCATTCAGCCTAATCAAAACATCAGTTTAAACGATTTTGAATCTTTAAAAAACTCCTCAATTGTAGGTTCTGATGGTTACTTTAAAGCAGATGTCGCCTTGCTGGATAAGGAAATCTGGTATGAAAAAGCCAATGATATTGATGTATTCAGTAAAGTAAGAGACGCTTATAAAGTCCAATTTTCTGTAAATAATACAAGCAATGAGGCCGGGACAAGTGAGACGATCAGGTTGACACTTAATCAGTCATCATTACAGGATGTATATCCTAAACTGTATACATTGGCATTATCAAGTAATCCGAGTTTAAAAAAACTTATTCCCAACGAACCGTATATTCCTTTTGCTGAAGATATAGAGCTGAATTACAGCGCAAAAGAAAATGCATATTCGTACTTAGAAAGAAAATCTGCCGGAGAAGCTTCAAAAAATAAAGAAGTACAGCTGTATCATGAGGATGTATTCGGACAGTATGAAAAAGAAGTCGAAACCAACAGCATTGTACCTGTACATCAAAATGGAGGCGAATTATACATCGGTTTGGAAGCAATGCCTCAGACGACAGTTTCACTATTGATCCAAATGCTGGAAGGAAGTGAAAATCCTTTGGTGGAGACCTTCCTGGAAAAAGAATTTATAGAATGGCATATCCTTTCAAACAATACATGGATGAGTTTGTCGAATTATATGCTGCAGAACGAGACCAGAAAGTTCCTGGAATCAGGGATTGTCAAGTTTAAAGTGCCTAAGGACGTTGATAAAAGCCACACAAGATTTACCGACGGATTAGTCTGGATCAGAGCCAAATCACAAAGAAGTTATGATGCAGTATGTAAAATTCAGGGAATCTATACGCAGGCTGTTTTAGCGACATTTCAGAATCAGGACAATGACCTGTCTCACCTTAATAACGGACTGGAAGCAAAAACTATTGCTAAACTTATCACAAGAGTTCCTCAGGTAAAATCGGTTAGCCAACCTTATAACTCGTTTGACGGTAAATACAAAGAAACCGATACTGAGTTTTACAGACGGGTAAGTGAACGATTGAGACATAAGCACAGAGCTATTACCCAATGGGATTACGAACATTTGGTATTACAGGAGTTCCCGGAAGTCTTTAAGGTAAAATGTTTAAATCATACTTCCGAAACATCCTATATGGCTCCGGGCCATGTAACCCTGATGGTGGTTCCAAATATTAAAAATAAAAATGCTTTTGATGTCTATCAGCCGAGAGTAAGCCGAGCTTCGCTAAATAAGATTCAGAATTATGTAAATGAATTAAATACAATGCATGTGAAAGCTCAGGTGATCAATCCCAATTACAAAGAAGCGAAAGTAGAAACAAAGGTCAAGTTCTTTGAGCAGTACGATGAAACATTTTACACCAAACAGCTGGACGAAGATATTAAAAAATACATATCGCCCTGGGCTTTTACAGACTCTGAAAATATTGATTTTAATGTAGAGTTGAATGTTAATCAGTTGGTTAACTATCTGGAGCAGCTGTATTATGTAGACTACATTGATGATATTAAAATATTGGTGAACAATGTTCCGCAAAGGCAGTCTTTAATCGAAGTAGATCCAAAATCAATTCTGGTATCTGCCAAACAGCACAATGTCACTATTACAGAGCAGGTATGTATTTAA
- a CDS encoding PKD domain-containing protein yields MNTKLDNVTTQYRKFNDNQALTEGQLNEFIDYFEDQDRLSRTRLSGVGIVCGFQSEYVELEISPSLAEKTFRPGDRDLEEIPFDTIAITQGAGVTTDGDLITLRKAGSKNSEVTIDFQAKNYRYYRNYIDVVGYEHFRIGGQQIPLLELFTTQEYTKLVNEGANAGDFKQVIDIRSSLNDKIVILYLESYSNDENPCQDADCDNNGAEQVSNLKVLLADSASVSELIAKGDAKDAIYKQHNTYEKLFDSLPNIQAKRVILDIEVKTALQLKTKFKESITAVADLSQGFDSIADTFNVSVNLGGQTLIDKLNSLLSMTTTGLEDYQYRYDLLKDLIDTYNEIKDLILHLNAECCPDITSFPKHLMLGPVGAKQELGQYTPLRHGFYNSPVTTNDDENYERVVMLANRFVQKINGFQTYIGRIKITPSNLNVRLGNKAIPYYYNVDQPLLAQWNFEKAKTDRAAYNLSYHTTNLAGEDFIQNPLNYNIDNNDFYRIEGHLGMPYKTALQNINDLKTQYGLAFDVIALVLDKGEKPGGEPPVREKTVSIDELRKQLVSISSDVSNRTFNSQNTLLNISKLDEQLRLLNQAEFSKEGSPEGITVVKQDPKKDDVVSELLSEFLERKSGLEHKGGVEPGGTIALVYYSEADNQVLADFSLPYLCCSKKDPAFLSLPSSKLCQKDAPIAMTIVPTDGQVKAFVNGTQVPAVTQSGGQSFFDPGLVNAIYFGQTITFTVDDDPVEAQMVVYAQPNVSVTTGTVSYDAPTMDENANNPDATVEFNVAGDFTGLTFTWNFDDGTPIQHNEAPANKKIHVYKLVAGQEKTFNPILTVTNTNGCSTVYKLAPLKLKGQSTIACLSGMRVVIQYRDDVDQGHVCNDATFNLKGNDIVIGGINPYPGFVGNIHLSNTGGNQDRGNHKPGTPALSRYNEITITQAEAKQMASQSLDGFVEFSLECALPPSNRPPTGCHQDVAYTEIFLANATIPIYKGYPNGNFLKINPCTGVTK; encoded by the coding sequence ATGAATACCAAATTAGACAATGTAACAACCCAATATAGAAAGTTCAACGACAATCAGGCGTTAACTGAAGGGCAATTAAACGAATTTATAGATTATTTTGAAGATCAGGACAGACTATCAAGAACCCGTCTGAGCGGCGTGGGGATAGTGTGTGGTTTTCAATCGGAATATGTAGAGCTTGAAATCTCACCTTCTTTAGCAGAAAAAACATTCAGACCCGGAGATAGAGATCTTGAGGAGATTCCTTTTGATACGATTGCTATTACACAAGGAGCTGGGGTGACTACGGATGGAGACTTAATAACACTGCGTAAGGCAGGAAGCAAAAACTCAGAGGTTACCATTGATTTCCAGGCTAAAAATTATAGATACTATAGAAATTATATTGATGTCGTAGGATATGAGCATTTTCGTATCGGAGGGCAGCAAATCCCTCTTTTAGAATTGTTTACAACACAAGAGTATACAAAGTTAGTGAACGAAGGAGCTAACGCCGGGGATTTTAAACAGGTAATAGATATTCGTAGTTCGTTAAATGATAAAATTGTAATTCTGTATTTAGAAAGTTATTCTAATGATGAAAATCCATGTCAGGATGCAGATTGTGACAATAACGGGGCTGAGCAGGTTTCTAATCTTAAAGTACTTCTGGCAGATTCAGCATCTGTTTCAGAGCTTATTGCGAAAGGTGATGCAAAAGATGCTATCTATAAACAACACAATACTTATGAAAAGCTTTTTGACAGTTTACCGAACATACAGGCTAAAAGAGTTATTTTGGATATCGAAGTTAAAACAGCTTTACAATTAAAAACAAAATTCAAAGAATCAATCACTGCTGTTGCAGATTTAAGCCAGGGCTTTGACTCTATTGCAGATACTTTTAACGTGAGTGTCAACCTGGGAGGGCAAACGCTTATCGATAAATTGAATTCCTTATTGTCTATGACGACAACAGGTTTGGAGGATTATCAATACCGATATGATTTACTGAAGGATTTGATTGATACCTACAATGAAATAAAAGATCTGATCCTGCATCTGAACGCTGAGTGTTGCCCGGATATTACTTCATTCCCAAAACACCTGATGTTAGGTCCTGTGGGAGCAAAACAGGAATTAGGGCAGTACACCCCTTTACGTCATGGATTTTACAATTCACCTGTAACAACAAATGATGATGAGAATTATGAAAGAGTTGTAATGCTTGCCAACCGTTTTGTGCAGAAAATCAATGGATTTCAAACCTATATCGGACGCATTAAAATTACACCTTCCAATCTTAATGTAAGGCTGGGTAATAAGGCAATACCATATTACTATAATGTGGATCAGCCTTTATTGGCTCAGTGGAACTTTGAAAAAGCAAAAACCGATAGAGCCGCTTACAATCTAAGTTATCATACAACCAATCTGGCAGGAGAAGATTTTATTCAGAATCCGCTGAATTATAACATTGACAATAATGATTTCTATAGAATTGAAGGTCACCTAGGAATGCCTTATAAAACAGCATTGCAAAACATCAATGACCTTAAAACACAATACGGATTAGCTTTTGATGTCATTGCATTGGTTCTGGATAAAGGCGAAAAACCTGGCGGCGAGCCGCCAGTCAGAGAAAAAACAGTGTCGATAGACGAGCTCAGAAAGCAGCTGGTGTCCATTTCCAGTGATGTTAGCAACAGAACATTCAATTCACAAAATACTTTACTGAATATCTCTAAACTGGATGAACAGTTAAGACTGCTGAACCAGGCCGAATTCTCAAAAGAAGGATCACCTGAAGGAATTACCGTTGTAAAACAAGATCCTAAAAAAGATGATGTTGTAAGTGAGCTTTTAAGTGAGTTTCTGGAGCGAAAATCAGGACTGGAGCACAAGGGCGGAGTAGAACCGGGCGGAACTATTGCTTTGGTTTATTATTCTGAGGCTGATAATCAGGTGCTTGCAGACTTTTCGTTACCTTACTTATGTTGTTCTAAAAAAGATCCTGCATTCCTGTCATTACCGAGCAGCAAGCTATGTCAGAAAGATGCTCCGATTGCTATGACAATTGTTCCGACAGACGGACAGGTAAAAGCATTTGTAAATGGTACTCAGGTTCCTGCGGTTACACAATCCGGAGGTCAGAGCTTCTTCGATCCAGGGTTGGTGAATGCAATTTACTTTGGACAAACCATTACATTTACTGTGGATGATGATCCGGTAGAAGCACAGATGGTCGTATATGCACAACCGAATGTATCTGTTACTACAGGTACCGTGAGCTATGATGCTCCTACGATGGACGAGAATGCCAACAATCCGGATGCTACAGTTGAATTTAATGTTGCCGGGGACTTTACAGGTCTTACATTTACCTGGAATTTTGATGATGGTACTCCAATACAGCATAATGAGGCGCCTGCTAACAAAAAGATCCACGTGTACAAACTGGTTGCAGGACAAGAAAAAACTTTCAATCCAATACTTACAGTAACCAATACTAATGGTTGTAGTACGGTGTACAAATTAGCTCCGCTTAAATTAAAAGGTCAATCCACTATTGCATGTTTAAGTGGTATGAGAGTGGTTATTCAGTACAGAGATGATGTAGACCAAGGTCACGTTTGTAATGATGCTACTTTCAACTTAAAAGGAAATGATATTGTAATAGGAGGGATCAATCCATACCCTGGTTTTGTTGGAAATATACATTTAAGTAATACAGGAGGTAATCAGGATAGAGGTAATCATAAACCTGGTACTCCTGCGTTGAGCAGATATAATGAAATTACGATCACTCAGGCTGAAGCGAAACAAATGGCATCACAATCATTGGATGGCTTTGTAGAGTTTTCACTTGAATGTGCATTACCTCCTAGTAACAGACCACCAACAGGTTGTCACCAGGATGTTGCTTATACAGAAATCTTCTTAGCAAACGCTACTATTCCTATTTATAAAGGGTATCCAAATGGGAATTTCCTAAAAATAAACCCTTGTACAGGAGTGACAAAATAA